Proteins encoded in a region of the Elaeis guineensis isolate ETL-2024a chromosome 7, EG11, whole genome shotgun sequence genome:
- the LOC140859297 gene encoding uncharacterized protein, translated as MQYCPWPSIKAQVLADFILECTIPNGEGSRTARSSKKGENSRSNESSRGEEVDIGSDPKELCMLHVDGSSSAMRAGARLILTSPKGEMAGYTLRFDFPTTNNEAEYEALLFIFRVTKEVEIQHLKVFSDSQLVVGHIKGGYEARDENMKRYLQKVKDLNLTFLSFNIQQVLRMDNAKMDALSKLMALLPTDWKEKTYFEVLKISSLEEPLAIQQIDEEPCWIDPLLKYLSSDELPSDRREARKVKK; from the coding sequence ATGCAGTACTGTCCATGGCCTTCCATCAAGGCCCAAGTGCTCGCAGACTTCATCCTCGAGTGCACCATTCCAAATGGGGAGGGCTCAAGGACTGCAAGGAGCTCGAAAAAAGGGGAGAACTCAAGATCCAATGAAAGCTCGAGAGGTGAGGAGGTAGACATAGGGTCTGATCCAAAGGAGCTCTGCATGCTGCACGTGGATGGCTCATCAAGTGCGATGAGAGCAGGGGCTAGACTCATTCTAACTAGTCCTAAAGGAGAGATGGCGGGATACACCTTACGCTTTGACTTTCCCACCACTAATAATGAGGCGGAGTATGAAGCATTACTTTTTATCTTCAGAGTGACGAAGGAAGTAGAGATCCAGCATCTGAAGGTCTTCAGCGACTCTCAATTAGTGGTTGGCCATATCAAGGGCGGCTATGAAGCCCGAGATGAGAATATGAAAAGATATCTCCAAAAGGTAAAGGACTTAAACTTGACTTTTTTGAGCTTCAACATTCAGCAGGTCCTCAGAATGGATAACGCCAAGATGGATGCACTATCAAAACTAATGGCTTTGCTACCCACTGACTGGAAGGAGAAGACTTATTTCGAGGTACTAAAAATCTCAAGCCTCGAGGAGCCCCTTGCTATTCAACAAATTGATGAAGAGCCCTGCTGGATTGACCCTTTACTTAAATATCTGAGCTCAGACGAGCTACCATCTGATCGCAGGGAAGCtcgaaaagtaaaaaaataa